A single region of the Nocardioides aquaticus genome encodes:
- a CDS encoding 3-hydroxyacyl-CoA dehydrogenase NAD-binding domain-containing protein has translation MSTSTTEQTRTAVRYERDADGIVTLTLDDPDQSANTMNDLYRDSMAAAVARLHDELAADGDSITGVVVTSAKKTFFAGGDLKQMVTTTRDDAPRVFAMAEDVKASLRRLETFPRPVVAAINGAALGGGLEIALACNHRIALDHPATQLGLPEATLGLLPGGGGVTRVVRMLGLQTGLMEVLLQGARFKPAQALEKGLVDELVATREELLPAARAWIAAHPDQAANPWDVKGYKMPGGTPRTPALAQFLPAFPALLRQQTKGAVYPAQRAILSAAVEGAQVDFDTASRIESRYLTSLITGQNSKNMIQAFFFDLQAIGSGSLRPQGIAPWRPTKVGVLGAGMMGAGIAYSCARAGLEVVLKDVAQANADKGKAYSEGLLDKAIAKGRSTEEKKAELLGRITATEDPADLAGCDLVIEAVFEDPSLKAKVFAEVAPHVDADALLCSNTSTLPITGLAEGVDRPADFIGLHFFSPVDKMPLVEIIRGEKTTDDALAKAYDVVQLIKKTPIVVNDSRGFYTSRVIGTMVTEGLAMLAEGVHPRSLERAATQAGYPVGTLQLSDELNMELMAKIEKATRDAHEAEGREVVEHPGQAVVRRMIELGRPSRLKSAGFYDYADGRRTGLWPGLAEEFPVAEQQIPLVDVQQRMLFAEALETAKCFEEGVVTSAAAANIGSIMGIGFPPATGGAAQYMTGYQDPADDTAEIGLAAFVRRADELAEAYGERFRPTPWLRDLAASGGAFPV, from the coding sequence GTGAGCACCAGCACCACCGAGCAGACCCGGACCGCCGTGCGCTACGAGCGCGACGCCGACGGGATCGTCACCCTGACCCTCGACGACCCCGACCAGTCCGCCAACACGATGAACGACCTCTACCGCGACTCGATGGCCGCGGCCGTCGCCCGGCTGCACGACGAGCTGGCCGCCGACGGCGACAGCATCACCGGCGTGGTCGTGACCAGCGCGAAGAAGACGTTCTTCGCCGGCGGCGACCTCAAGCAGATGGTCACCACCACCCGCGACGACGCGCCCCGGGTGTTCGCGATGGCCGAGGACGTCAAGGCGTCCCTGCGCCGCCTCGAGACCTTCCCGCGCCCGGTCGTGGCCGCGATCAACGGCGCCGCCCTCGGCGGCGGGCTCGAGATCGCCCTGGCCTGCAACCACCGGATCGCCCTCGACCACCCCGCCACCCAGCTCGGCCTGCCCGAGGCCACGCTCGGGCTGCTGCCCGGCGGTGGCGGCGTCACCCGGGTCGTCCGGATGCTCGGCCTGCAGACCGGCCTGATGGAGGTCCTGCTCCAGGGTGCCCGCTTCAAGCCGGCCCAGGCCCTCGAGAAGGGCCTGGTCGACGAGCTGGTCGCGACCCGCGAGGAGCTGCTGCCGGCGGCGCGGGCGTGGATCGCCGCCCACCCCGACCAGGCGGCCAACCCCTGGGACGTCAAGGGCTACAAGATGCCCGGCGGCACCCCGCGCACCCCCGCGCTCGCGCAGTTCCTGCCGGCCTTCCCGGCCCTGCTGCGCCAGCAGACCAAGGGCGCGGTCTACCCGGCCCAGCGCGCCATCCTCTCGGCGGCCGTCGAGGGCGCGCAGGTCGACTTCGACACCGCCTCGCGGATCGAGTCGCGCTACCTGACGTCGCTGATCACCGGTCAGAACTCCAAGAACATGATCCAGGCGTTCTTCTTCGACCTCCAGGCGATCGGCTCCGGCTCGCTGCGCCCGCAGGGCATCGCCCCGTGGAGGCCGACCAAGGTCGGTGTCCTCGGCGCCGGGATGATGGGCGCCGGGATCGCCTACTCCTGCGCCCGCGCCGGGCTCGAGGTCGTGCTCAAGGACGTCGCGCAGGCCAACGCCGACAAGGGCAAGGCTTACTCCGAGGGCCTGCTCGACAAGGCGATCGCCAAGGGCCGCTCGACGGAGGAGAAGAAGGCCGAGCTGCTCGGCCGGATCACCGCCACCGAGGACCCCGCCGACCTGGCCGGCTGCGACCTGGTCATCGAGGCCGTCTTCGAGGACCCCTCGCTGAAGGCGAAGGTCTTCGCCGAGGTCGCCCCGCACGTGGACGCCGACGCGCTGCTGTGCTCCAACACCTCGACGCTGCCGATCACCGGCCTCGCCGAGGGCGTCGACCGCCCGGCCGACTTCATCGGGCTGCACTTCTTCTCCCCGGTCGACAAGATGCCGCTGGTCGAGATCATCCGCGGCGAGAAGACCACCGACGACGCCCTGGCCAAGGCCTACGACGTCGTGCAGCTGATCAAGAAGACCCCCATCGTCGTCAACGACAGCCGCGGGTTCTACACCTCGCGCGTGATCGGCACGATGGTCACCGAGGGCCTGGCGATGCTGGCCGAGGGCGTGCACCCCCGCAGCCTCGAGCGCGCCGCGACCCAGGCCGGCTACCCCGTCGGCACGCTCCAGCTCTCCGACGAGCTCAACATGGAGCTGATGGCGAAGATCGAGAAGGCGACCCGCGACGCCCACGAGGCCGAGGGCCGCGAGGTCGTCGAGCACCCCGGCCAGGCCGTGGTGCGCCGGATGATCGAGCTCGGCCGCCCCTCCCGGCTCAAGAGCGCCGGCTTCTACGACTACGCCGACGGCCGCCGTACGGGCCTGTGGCCCGGGCTGGCGGAGGAGTTCCCGGTGGCCGAGCAGCAGATCCCGCTGGTCGACGTCCAGCAGCGGATGCTCTTCGCCGAGGCGCTCGAGACCGCGAAGTGCTTCGAGGAGGGCGTGGTCACCTCGGCGGCCGCCGCCAACATCGGCTCGATCATGGGCATCGGCTTCCCGCCGGCGACCGGGGGTGCCGCGCAGTACATGACCGGCTACCAGGACCCGGCCGACGACACCGCCGAGATCGGCCTGGCCGCGTTCGTGCGCCGCGCCGACGAGCTGGC
- a CDS encoding acetyl-CoA C-acetyltransferase, producing the protein MAEAFVYDHIRTPRGKGKAVGSLHEVKPVDLAVGLLEEVRRRNPGLDPARVDDVVLGVVSPLGDQGGDVAKTAALAAGYPDTVAGVQLNRFCASGLEAVNQAAQRVRSGFEDLILAGGVESMSRVPMGSDGGAWAMDPATALTTGFVPQGIGADLIATLGGWTRDDVDAYAAESHHRAAKAWANGYFAGSVVPVKDRNGITVLEHDEMVRPDTSPESLAGLKPSFAGIGKDAGFDDVALEKYHWVEKIDHVHHAGNSSGIVDGSAIVAIGSEQVGTDLGLTPRARIISAAVSGADPTIMLTGPAPAARKALAKAGLEVGDIDLFEINEAFAAVAMRFMQDLDISHEITNVNGGAIAMGHPLGATGAMILGTLVDELERRDLRRGLATLCVGGGMGIATIVERV; encoded by the coding sequence ATGGCAGAAGCATTCGTGTACGACCACATCCGCACGCCGCGCGGCAAGGGCAAGGCCGTCGGCAGCCTCCACGAGGTCAAGCCGGTCGACCTCGCGGTCGGCCTCCTCGAGGAGGTCCGCCGGCGCAACCCCGGCCTCGACCCGGCCCGCGTCGACGACGTCGTGCTCGGCGTGGTCTCCCCGCTGGGCGACCAGGGCGGCGACGTGGCGAAGACCGCGGCGCTGGCCGCGGGCTACCCCGACACCGTCGCGGGCGTGCAGCTGAACCGGTTCTGCGCCTCGGGCCTCGAGGCCGTCAACCAGGCCGCGCAGCGCGTGCGCAGCGGGTTCGAGGACCTGATCCTCGCCGGCGGCGTCGAGTCGATGAGCCGGGTGCCGATGGGCTCCGACGGCGGCGCCTGGGCGATGGACCCGGCCACCGCGCTGACCACCGGCTTCGTGCCGCAGGGCATCGGGGCCGACCTGATCGCCACCCTCGGCGGCTGGACCCGCGACGACGTCGACGCCTACGCCGCGGAGTCGCACCACCGCGCCGCGAAGGCCTGGGCCAACGGCTACTTCGCCGGCTCCGTCGTGCCGGTCAAGGACCGCAACGGCATCACCGTGCTCGAGCACGACGAGATGGTCCGCCCCGACACCAGCCCCGAGAGCCTGGCCGGCCTCAAGCCGTCCTTCGCCGGGATCGGCAAGGACGCCGGCTTCGACGACGTGGCCCTGGAGAAGTACCACTGGGTCGAGAAGATCGACCACGTCCACCACGCCGGCAACTCCTCGGGCATCGTCGACGGGTCCGCGATCGTGGCCATCGGCTCCGAGCAGGTCGGCACCGACCTCGGGCTGACCCCCCGGGCCCGGATCATCTCGGCCGCCGTCTCCGGCGCCGACCCCACGATCATGCTCACCGGTCCGGCCCCGGCGGCCCGCAAGGCGCTGGCCAAGGCCGGTCTCGAGGTCGGCGACATCGACCTGTTCGAGATCAACGAGGCCTTCGCCGCGGTGGCGATGCGCTTCATGCAGGACCTCGACATCTCCCACGAGATCACCAACGTCAACGGCGGCGCGATCGCCATGGGCCACCCGCTGGGTGCGACCGGCGCGATGATCCTCGGCACCCTGGTCGACGAGCTCGAGCGGCGTGACCTGCGCCGCGGCCTGGCCACGCTCTGCGTCGGCGGCGGCATGGGCATCGCCACCATCGTCGAGCGCGTCTGA